From the Alkaliphilus flagellatus genome, the window GGCGAATCCTGTTGGGAATAATAGGATGTTAGTTAATTTACTTAAGATGCGAGTTGCACAACTATTAAAGAAACCTACAGTTTTATATGCAGTTTCTGCAGGTCCATTTAATGATGTAAAAACAAGTGAATTAGCAAAAATAACTTTTGAAAGTTTTAGTTTAGTTACTATTCGTGAACCAGAAACAACTAAAAGGTTAAGAAGTATTGGATTTAATATAGATAATACTAAACAATTTCCATGCACTTCATATTTATTTCAACCAGCTGATGTAAATAAAGCAGAATCTATTTTAAAAAGTGAACAAATTATGAATTCTCAAAAACCAATAATAGGTATGATTGTATGTGGATTTAATCTTACACTACCATATGATAAATGGCCTCGTGATGATAAAGAATATAATGAATTTGCTCTTGTTATAGAATATATTGTAAATAACTTAGGAGCTAGAGTTGTTCTTATGTCACATAGTAATGGGTTTGATTTACCACCAAATTTTAAACTTAAACCAGGAAGAGATTATAATGTTATAAAACAATTACAAGAAGTAGTTGCTAAGCGACAAATAGTAAAAGATATGAAAGATGTATTGTGTATAAATAATGCCTATATACCAAAAGAAACAAAAGCAATTATTGGACAATTCGATATGCTAGTAACTGGAAGAGTGCACGCATCAGTTGCTTCTGTTTCACAATGTATACCAACTGTATTTGTAACATATGAGAAAGAAGAAGATACTGGTAAAACTTTGGGCTTTGCTTCATTATCCGGTCTACAAGATTATGTAGCAAAACCTAATGCAAATGATATGATAAAAAAGATAGAAGATTGTTTTAATAATAAGGAAAAAATTGCAGAAAGCTTAAAAGAACGTATACCTGTAGTTCAAGATATAACTAAAAAAGGAATCGATGCTTTAAAAGAGCTTTTATAATATAAAAATTTAGTCTAGAGAAAAAGAGTGATATAAATTGAAAATTGCAATAATGCAACCATATTTCTTTCCTTATCTAGGATATTTTAGTTTAATAAGGCATACTAATAAATTTATTTTATTCGATACAGTTCAATTTATTAAGCATGGATGGATTGAAAGAAATAGAATATTGAAACCTAATTTTGGATGGCAATATATAGGAGTACCATTAGTTAAACATAGTAGAGATACTAAAATTAATGATATAGCAATTAATGATAATTTTGATTGGCGTGATAAAATATTAAGACAATTGGAGCATTATAAAAAGAGAGCTCCTTTTTATAGACAAACAATAGAGCTAGTTAGAGAAGCACTTAATATAGAAACACAAAGTATAGTAAAATTAAATGAAAATATATTAAAAGTTGTTTGTAACAGTATGAATATAGATCTAGATGTTGAGATTTTTTCAGAAATGGATTTAAGTATTAATAACCCAAATGAGCCAGATGAATGGGCACTTAATATTTGTAAGTCAATTGGAAATATTGAAGAGTATTGGAATCCAGAAGGTGGTTTAAAATTTTTCAATTGTAAAAAGTATGAAGAAGAAGGAATAAAAATAAATTTTTTAAAAATGAATCTTTGGAAATATTCACAGAGAAGAAAAGAATTTGAAACAGGTTTATCAATTATTGATGTTATGATGTTTAACGAAATAAATGAAATAAATAAAATGCTAGACGATTATGAACTTTTATAAAGGAGATATAAATGAACCGGAATATTAAAAACTATCAATTTAAAGGTTATAAAATTGTGAGAGCTGTAAAAATTGATGAGATATATAATATTCTTTATGACTTTGATAATATATTTAAACCATCCTTATCAAATAGAATTATAGACTTATATGGTTATGCAGAAAAATTGTTAAGAAATGCCATAACTTTTTATATAATTGAAGAACAAGTTATAGTCGGGTTTGTTGCTTTTTATACCAATAATAAAAACAATAAAGAAGCATATATAACTCAAATAGGAGTAAAGGATAAATCACAAAATAGAAATATAGGTAAAACTTTATTAGAATTGTGTATTAAAATATCTAAGAGCAATGGTATGAAAAGCATTAAACTAGAAGTATTTAATAATAATGAGAAAGCTATTAATTTCTATAAAAAAAATGGATTTAATTTTTTTGGACAAGCATCTAACGATTCAATATATATGATAAAACATTTACATTAGAGGTGTAATAAATGAGTAATTTTATTCAAGTAACTCGCTCCTCAATGCCAAACTTTGATGAGTACATAGAAGAAATTAAAGATTTATGGGATAGTCAGTGGTTAACTAATATGGGCAATAAACATAATAAGTTAGAAGCAGAATTAGTTAAGTATTTAGGAACTTCAAATATTTCACTTTTTACAAATGGACATCTTGCATTAGAGTGTGCAATAGCAGCACTTAATCTTACAGGAGAAGTTATAACAACTCCATTTACATTTGTATCAACAACTCATGCTATTCTTAGAAATGGATTAGAACCGGTATTTTGCGATATAAATCCATATGATTATACTATTGATATTGATAAGCTTGAGAGTCTTATTACATATAAAACTTCAGCAATTATACCTGTTCATGTATATGGGAATGTTTGTAATGTCGCTGAGATTGAAAGGATAGCAAAAAAATATAACTTGAAAGTCATTTATGATGCTGCTCATGCATTCGGAGTATCAATTAACGATGTAGGTATTGGTAATTTTGGAGATGCTTCTATGTTTAGTTTTCATGCTACAAAGGTATTTAATACTATTGAAGGTGGTGCAGTAACTTTTAAAGATGAGAACTTTAAAAATAAGCTTAATAGTATAAAAAATTTTGGTATTACGGGACCAGAATCAATTGAAGATATTGGTATAAATGCAAAAATGAATGAATTTCAAGCTGCAATGGGGATTTGTAATCTTAAAAGTATAGATAAAAATATAAGTAAGAGAAAAGATATAGTAGAAAGATATATTGAAAATCTTACTAATATTAAAGGAGTTAAATTAATAAAAGAACAAAAAAATGTTAAAAGCAATTATTCCTATTTTCCGGTTGTATTTGATGGATATAAGATAAGTAGAGATAAGGTATACCAGCTATTAAAACAAAATAATATAATTGCAAGAAAATATTTCTATCCATTGACAAATACTCTTGATTGTTATAAAGGAAGATTTAATATTGAAGATACTCCTATTGCTAAATATATAGCTGATAGAGTTTTATGTCTTCCTCTTTATTCAGATTTATCAATAGAGCATGTTGATAGAATTTGCAATGTTATTAAAGCTAGATAATAGAGCTATAGGAGATGAATATATATGAAAGGCATAATTTTAGCAGGTGGTAGTGGTTCTAGACTCTACCCCATAACAAAAGGAATAAGTAAACAGTTATTACCTATATATGATAAACCAATGATTTATTATCCATTATCTGTACTTATGTTGTCCAAAATACAAGAAGTTCTTATTATTTCTAATCCAGAATATATAGATTTTTATAAGAGTCTTCTAGGTGATGGTTCTCATTTAGGTATGAGGTTTGAATATAAAATTCAAGAAAAACCTCGTGGACTTGCAGATGCTTTTATAGTAGGAGAAGAATTCATTGGTAAGGATAGCGTTTGCCTTATATTAGGTGACAATATTTTTTATGGACAAGGCTTTGTTCCAAAGCTTGTTAATGCATCAAATATTAAAGACGGAGCTACTATTTTTGGATATTATGTTCCAGATTCTAGAGAATTTGGAGTTGTCGAGTTTGACAAAAATTACAATGTACTTTCTATAGAAGAAAAGCCAGAAGAACCTAAGTCACATTATGCTGTGCCGGGACTTTATTATTATGATAATAGTGTAATAGAGAGAGCTAAAAGTCTTAAACCTTCAGCTCGTGGTGAAATCGAAATAACCGATTTAAATAGAGAATATCTTAATGAAGGAAAACTCAAAGTTGAATTGTTAGGCAGAGGGTTTGCTTGGTTAGATACTGGTACTTACGACGGACTTGCTAATGCATCTAATTTTGTTAGAACAATGCAAGAGAGAACGGGGCTTTATATTAGCTGCCTTGAAGAGATTGCCTATAGAAATAGTTGGATTAGTAAAGAAGATTTAATGTCATTAGGAAATGAATATGAGAAAACTGAATATGGCAAATACTTGTTAAGTATCGCAGGAGATACGGAATATTAGTATAATTTTGGAGGAATATCTATGAATATTTTAGTTACAGGTGGAGCTGGATTTATCGGTTCTAACTTTATAAAATATATGCTTTCTAGTTATGATTATAAAATAATTAATTTAGATTTATTGACTTATGCAGGAAATCTTAAAAATCTTGAAGATGTTTCAGCAAATCATAATTATCATTTTATAAAAGGTGATATCTGTGATAGAGATTTACTTTATGATATTTTTAGAAAATTTGAGATAGATGTAGTTATAAATTTTGCAGCAGAATCCCACGTAGATAGAAGTATTGTGGAGCCTGAGATTTTTTTAAGGACTAATGTTCTAGGTACTCAAGCTTTATTAGATAGTGCTAAAAATTATTGGAAATTAGATCCTTCTGATAAGTACAGCAGAGAATTTAAAGAAGGAGTTAAATATATACAAATATCAACTGATGAGGTATATGGTTCATTAGGCCCTGAAGGATACTTTACAGAAGATACAAATATAGCTCCTAATAGTCCATATTCAGCATCTAAAGCATCAGCGGATATGCTAGTAAGAGCTTATTATGAAACTTATGGACTACCTATAAATATAACTCGTTGTTCTAATAACTATGGACCTTATCAATTCCCGGAAAAATTAATTCCTCTGATGATTAATAATGTATTAAAGAGTAAAGCTCTGCCTATATACGGAGATGGAAAGCAAATAAGAGATTGGCTGCATGTAAAAGATCACTGTATAGCTATAGATACAGTTCTGCATAAGGGCAGAATAGGGGAGGTATACAATGTTGGTGGGAATAATGAAAAGAAAAATATTGAAATTGTAAGGCTAATTTTAAATAAACTTGGAAAAAATGAGAATTTAATAACCTATGTAGAAGATAGATTGGGACACGATAGAAGATATGCTATAGATAATGCTAAAATAACCAGTGAATTAGGCTGGAAGCCTGTATATACATTTGAAGAAGGTATGGATATGACTATTAAATGGTATTTAGATAACAAAGAGTGGTTGGAAGAAATTGTTTCGAAAGAATATGAGAAGTATTATGAAAAAATGTATTCTAATAAATAGATGATACATAGTTTAGGATTATGCAACTATTCTTAATAGGTACAAATATTAGTGCCTTATAAGTATATAGGATTGAGATGTTCAATAACGCATGTATGTGTATATATTAAGGTGTAAATTTATATGGGGGACAACATGAACAGAAATATATTTAATAATTATAAGTTATGGCTCGAAAGTCCTTTTATAGATGAAGTAACAAAAATAGAACTTGAGAGTATAAAGGAAGATAAAAAAGAAATAGAAGACAGATTCTTTAAAGAATTAGAATTCGGAACTGCAGGACTTAGAGGAGTTATAGGTGCAGGAACTAATAGAATTAATAAGTATACTGTAAGGAAAGTAACTCAAGGACTTGCTGATTACATAAAAACTACAGGAGAATCTGGGAAATCTAGAGGTGTAGTTATTGCTTATGACTCTAGAAGAATGTCTATGGAATTTGCTGAGGAAACGGCATTAGTTTTAGCTGGTAATGGAATTAAATCATATCTTTTTAAAGATTTAAGACCAACACCACAGCTTTCATTTGCCATTAGATATTTAAACTGTATTTCCGGAATAGTAATTACTGCAAGTCATAATCCTAAAGAATACAACGGATATAAAGTATATTGGGAAGATGGTGCACAAATAGCTGCTAAAGAGGCAGAAGGGATTATTGACTCAATAGCTTGTGTAAAAGATTTTGGAAGTATTAAGATGCTAGAAAAAGGTGAAGCAAAAGGTAAAGGATTATTGGTATATTTAGATGAAATAATAGATACTGCATATATAGAAGAAGTTAAGAAGCAATCACTAAGAAGAGATATAGTAAAAAATATATCTGATGATTTTAAAGTAGTATTTACTCCTTTACATGGAACAGGAAATATACCTGTGAGGCGAGTGTTAAATGAGATTGGATTTAAAAATGTATTAGTAGTTCCAGAGCAGGAGTTACCAGATTCAGAATTTTCAACTGTGGATTATCCTAATCCAGAAGATAGTAAAGCATTCAGATTAGCTATAGATTTAGCTAAAAAGGAAGATGCTAGTTTAATTATAGGTACGGATCCAGACTGTGATAGGATAGGGGCTGTTGTAAAGGATAAGAATGGTGAGTATGCAATTCTTACAGGTAATCAGATAGGAGTACTTTTAGTTAATTATATACTTGAAGCACTTAAGGAAGATGATAAATTGCCGTCGAAAGGTGTTATAGTAAAAACTATAGTAACAAGTGAGATGGGAGCCAATATTGCTAAAGAATATGGTATCGAAACTATAAACACATTAACTGGATTTAAATATATAGGAGAAAAAATAAATCAATTTGAAAGGGCCGGAGAAAAGGTCTTTTTATTTGGATATGAAGAAAGTTATGGATACTTAGCTGGAACACATGCCAGAGATAAGGATGCAGTTGTAGCGTCTATGCTTATATGTGAAATGGCTGCATACTATTATTCAAATGGAAAGAATCTATATGATGTCTTAGTAGATTTATATAATAAATATGGATATTATTTAGAAGATTTAAAATCTATAACTTTAGAAGGAAAAGATGGTTTAGAAAAAATAAATAATATAATGAGGTTTTTTAGATATAACTCTTTAAATAATATAGGAGATAAAAGAATTCTATATATAGATGACTATGAATTACAGCGAAGAACTTATTTAGATGATTATAATAATTCTGAACAAATAACATTACCTAAAGCTAATGTTATAAAGTTTATATTGGATAATGAAAGTTGGATATGTGTAAGACCTTCTGGGACAGAGCCAAAGCTTAAAATATATTGTGGAGTTAAAGAAAATTCATTGGAGAAAGGTAAAGAGCTTTTAGCTAAATCTATTGCTTGGGTGGAAGAAATGATACAAAGGATGTAGTTAAAGGGGCTGTAAATATGGATAAAATAACTTTAGATTATTCGCATGTGCTTAAGTTTATAGAGAAATATGAAATAGCTAGTTTAAGAAAAAAAGTAAATTTATGCCATGATATGTTGCATAAAAGAGCTGGAAAGCACAAGCAGTGTTTAGGCTGGGTTGACTTTACTAATAACTTTGATATAAATGAGTTTGAAATGATTAGAGTTGCTGCTGAAAGAATTAAAAATCAATCCGATGTATTTATTGTAGTAGGTATAGGCGGATCGTACTTAGGAGCAAGAGCAGCTATAGAAATGTTAAATCATAGTTTTTATAATGATCTACCTAAGAACAAAAGAAAAGGACCTAAAATATATTTTGCAGGTCATAATATGAGTTCAACTTATTTTAATAATCTATTAGATATAATAGAAGACCAAGATGTATGTATTAATGTTATATCAAAATCTGGAACAACTACAGAGCCAGCAATTGCTTTTAGGATATTAAAAGAATATATGGAGAATAAATACGGTAAAAATGAAGCTAGTAAACGAATATATGTCACCACAGATAAAAATAAGGGTGCTCTTAAGAAGCTTGCAGATCAAGAAGGATATGAAACCTTTGTAGTTCCTGATGATATAGGAGGCAGATACTCTGTATTGACTCCTGTAGGCTTACTTCCAATGGCTGTAGCAGGAATAGATATACATGAAGTTATAAAAGGTGCTAAAATGGCATATAGTGATTTAAGTAGCAAGAGTATTGAGCAAAATCCTTCTTATCAATATGCTGTTATAAGAAACATATTATATTCTAAAGGAAAGACAACTGAGATTTTGGTTAACTATGAACCTAATTTATTTTACTTTGGTGAATGGTTTAAGCAGTTGCTTGGAGAGAGTGAAGGTAAACAGGGTAAAGGGATATTTCCTACATCAATGAATTTTGTAACAGATTTACATTCAATGGGACAGTATGTACAACAAGGTAGGCGAAACATATTTGAAACTGTGCTTAATGTGGAAAAATCCAAAGAAGAAGTTTTAATTAAAGAAGTTAATGATAATATAGATGAATTAAATTATCTAAGTGGAAAAAAATTAGATTTCATCAATAAAAAGGCTATGGAGGGAGCTCTATCTGCTCATGTAGATGGAGGTGTGCCGAATCTTATTATTAATATTCCAGAAATATCACCATATTATTTTGGATACTTATCATATTTTTTTATGAAAGCTTGTGGAATGAGTGGGTATTTGCTAGGTGTGAATCCGTTTAATCAGCCAGGGGTTGAAGTTTATAAAAGAAATTTATTTAAGCTTTTAGGTAAGTCTGGATACGAAGAAGAATATAAAGTAGAGATAATACCAATGTATGATGAAAACCTAAGTTAAGATATAATAAATGCTATGATAAAAGATTTGTATTAATTAATGAAAGGAGTTTATGTTATGGACATAGCAGCTTTATCAATGGGTTTAAGTCAAATGAATCTATACCAACAAGCTAGCATTTCAGTTATAAAAATGGCTATGGATACTACTAAAGTACAGGCAGTAGATTTGACACAAATGTTAGAGATTAATACTAAAATAATGGAGCAATCGATCAATCCGCATATAGGAGGAAATATTGATATTAGATTATAAAGATCCTTTTTAGGGTCTTTTTTTGTTAAGATACTGCAACAAAAAGCTTTGGCGTTTACTTATAGCAATACTTGTAGCGCTATGTTATTATAAATATGTGGATTAACAAGTAGATAGTTTTTATAGTATAAAAATAAGGGGGAGAGATTATGAAAAAAATATGTAATAAGGCATCAAAAAAGGGTATAGTTGCTGTATTATTGACATTTATGATGATGTTAACTACAATTATTCCAGTTTGGGCTCAGCAACCGCAGCAAACTACTGATATTAGTCAATGGGCTATAGGAGCTTTGAATGAGGGAGAAAGGTATGGCATTTATCCTGTTGAATGGTACTATGACGGCTTTAGATCTGAAATTTCTCAAGAACGATTAGAGATTTTACTGACACACACTGATAATAAAATAGCATCATTAGGATTAAACAAGAAACAGGATTTTGTTCCAGTTTCATATAAGGCTGATAGTACACGAGGCGATGTACTAATAAGGATGTATAATATTTTAGCTCAATATGATCTGCCTATAGGAGAATTACCTGTGGATTATATGAAAGAGCGAGGTATATTACAGGGAACATCTAAAGGTTTAGAGCTAGATCAAATCTGCACTACAGAACAGGCAGTAATACTTGCTACTAGATTAGTGGAAGATACATATAATTTACTAGATGCAGGTTCAAAGGGATTTGCTTGGGAAGTAGAGCATAATGGTAATATTATTTATTTTTTAGGGTCGATTCACATAGGTAATAATGAACTTTATCCTATAAACCAAAGATTAAAGCAAGCATTTAATGAATCTGATGCTTTGATTGTAGAAGCTAATTTGTTTGATCAAGAAGGTGGAATGGAATATTTTTTAGAAAAATCTACATATCAGGATGACACTACTTTAAAGGATAATATTAGCCAAGAGACATATGAGAAGGCATTAAAAGTATTTGAAAAATTGGATCTACCAGAAGAGGTTTATAATCAAATTAAGCCATGGAGAGTAGCAAATGACTTAAGTGTAATTTCCATGACTAGCTCAGAAGAGCCTCAAATGGCATCTCAATCAGCTGGTTTAGGAATGGATATATATTTCCTTACTAAGGCTTTAGTTACTCAAAAGCCAATTCAGGAGCTAGAGGGTATAAAATATCAAGCGGATTTATTTGATGGATTATCACATGAATTTCAAGAAGAATATTTGAATGCTATATTAGATAGTATTTTAGATCCGCAAACTAATGAAGCTCCTGATTCTGCTCAAATGTTAGACGAATGGCTAAAGCAATGGAGAAATGGAGATGTTGAAGGATTTACTAGTGACTATAATGGAATTACTGAAGAATCCGAAAATGAGCTTACTAATATGTTATTTGGCAAGAGAGACAAGAATATGGCAGAGAGAATAAGCACTATTTTAGAATCAGAAGAAAAAGGCACATACTTTGTTGTAGTAGGGGCAGGTCATTTTGTACGAGATAATACAGTAATTCATCAATTAAGAGAAAAGGGCTACAATGTTGAAGTATTTCAGTAAATAATGTTTATTACAGTTTTTATACTTATAAACAGGTTCTGATATTTGTTATAATTAATATTAAATGGACAAAGACTTATATCTTTGTCCCTTCAGCTTAAAGCAATTAAATAAAAATAAATATGAAGGGGGATTACCTTATGAATTACAAAATGCTACATACTTGTATAAGAGTAATGGATTTAGAAAAGTCTTTGAAATTTTACAATGAAGCATTAGGACTTGTTGAAACTAGAAGAAAAGATTTTCCAGAACATGAATTTACTTTAGTATTTTTGAGTGATCAATCAGAGCAGTATGAATTAGAGCTAACATATAATTATAATCCAGATAAACCTTATGAAATAGGAAATGGATTTAGTCACATTGCAGTTGCAGTAGCTGACTTAGAAGGTTCTCAAAAAAGACATAAAGAAATGGGATACAAGGTTACAGAATTAATTGGACTACCAGGTGAGCTGCCTAGATATTATTTTGTAACTGATCCAGATGGATATGATGTAGAAGTGATAAGGGCTACTAAATAAAGTCTATATTTATATTAGATAATAAAGATTCTGTTTAGGATCTTTATTATTTTGCACCTTAACTTATCATATTGTTAATAAAATGTTTATCTTTTTATAAATCGGGTAATTAAGATATGTATTAAGCAACTAAGGAGGAAAATTGGGGTGGATAAAAATATTGATTTCAATGGATTAATTGAAGAGGTAGGAAAATGTTGTCTGTCTGAAGAATCTTGTGGGACATGCGAAAAAGAGCTTTGTCTAGTAGGATACTGTAAGCAATCATTATTGACTGCATTTAAGCAGAAAGATGAGTTTATAGATAATGGCATGGATGATATACCCTATGAAGATACGAAATTATATGATGACGAAAGAATTATTGATGCAATCGGATTTATTTTAAATCAATGTAAGAACTGTCAACTGTATCATGATGAGGACTGTATTATTAATATTATTAGAAGCTCTATGGAAGTTGCACTTTTAGGCGATCATATTGATTATAAGGGAAGTACATTAATGTATTTTTCTGACTTAGGTAATAAAAACAAAGAAATTTCACAAAAAATATATTCTGCTTTTAAGCGGGTTAATAAATAGGAGGAATTTGAAATGGAGAAGTTAAGCTTAGTTACAGAAAATATAATTGGAGAAACAAAGGGAACAGCTTTAGAAAGAATAGTTAAGCAAAACTTTAACGGAGAGACCAGTGAAGTTGGTATATATTTAGCTATGGCAAGATTAGCTCAAAGACAAGGGTATCCAGAAATAGCAGAAGTATTAAAGACGATTGCCTGGGAAGAAGCAGAGCATGCGGCAGTTTTTGCGGAATTCAATGGAATGATTCAAGAAGATATATTTGATAATTTAAAACAGATGTTAGAAGGAGAAACCTTTGCAAACAACGGTAAAAAAGAGGCAGCAGATAAGGCGGAAGAACTAGGAATTACTTCTGTTAGAGACTATTTCAATCTATCAGCTAAGGATGAAGCTAGACATGCTAGAATGTTAGAAGGTATCTTAAAGCGCTTTGATAAACTGTAGTAGAAAGTAATTAAATATAATTAGATTAGAAGGAAGCAGATGGACAGATTATTTGCTTCCTTTCATTGTGCAACTGTGCTATATATTTATATATTATCATGCAAGGTGTTAGATATAAAGATATGTGATAATTACTTCATTTATAATATTTTGTGGTAATATATAATTAAGAGGTGATTTTGTGACTTATCAAATATGCAAAAGGTGTAGTAAAATGTTTGAGAAAAATGGGAAAATATACTGTAAAGATTGTTTTGAAAAGAATGAAAGAGAATACGATTTAATTATTAATCATATAAAAAAACATCCCAATGCAACTGTATTAGATATTATTACAGAAACATCAGTGTCTCTTAAAAGTATTAATTGCTTTGTTGAAGAAGGCGGTATTGTTTATGTGGAAAATAAACTAAAGGTTGAAGATAATGATGAAAAACCTAGGATATCTGATAGAACGTTAATGAAAAGAAGTAAGTTTCACTTAACAAGATAATTTGATTATTAGAGGAGTTATTAAAAACTAGACTATTATACTATATATAACAGGGCGTAAATCATTTAAAGTATAGTTAGGAGTAAAATATCCCACTGATAGGAGTGAGATTAAGGTGAAACTAACATTAGAAGAAATTACTAGAAGAGTGGTTGACATACCTGCCTTGCCTAAAGTAACAAATGATATTATGAGGCTAACAGAAGATCCAGATTCGAATGTTCAAGATATTGAACGAGTCATTATGAAGGATCAGAGTTTAACTACTAGAATTTTACGGTTAGCTAATTCGGCCCACTATGGTTATCCTAGAAGAATTAGCACCATTTCAGAAGCCTCTGTTTTATTAGGATTTCAAGCTATAAGGAGTATTACATTAACTGCATCAGTTAATGGTTTACTAATGAAAGAGGTTAGCGGTTATGGATTGAAAGAAAATGAACTTTGGAGACAGTCTCAATCTTGTGCAATTATATCTAGACATATAGCTAAAAAGTTACGTTTTGCAAAGGTGGATCAAGCATATGTAGCAGGATTGCTTCGTGATATTGGCAAGGTAATAGTTAGTTATTATTTAAATGATCATTTTAAACAGATTATGACTATGGTTGAAAGTGACGGGATATCATTTTTAGAAGCAGAAGAGAAGGTTTTGGGTTTCCATCATGGGCAAGTTGGAGCAGAAGTCGCAAAAAAGTGGAATTTACCTGAAGAACTAGTGGAGGCCATTGAGTACCATCATAGTCCTGAGGAAGCAACTATAAACTTTAAACTTACATCAATTATTCATCTGGCAGATGCTATTGTAATGATGATGGGGATCGGATTAGGCGTAGATGGAATGATCTATAATTTGTCTCAAGAAACTCTCCAGGCTCTTGGTGTTGATGGACTTATGTTAGAGCAACTAATATCAGAAGTTTCAGATTTATTAGTGGATGAAGATGCTTTTTAGATAGAATAGAATAATTGGAAATAATAATAGGAACAGAAAACTGTTCCTATTATTATTTCTCTAAAGATTTGCCTTCTTTAGACCACTTATCCAGTTTTTCCATAACAAGTCTATATGTTTCTTTAGATACTTCTGGTAGTTGACCCAATATTGACTCTGCTTGTTTAAATCCTTCTTCTATAGCATCTCTTAATTTATCTAACTTTTCAACATCTCCGCCAGATATCGCTTTTGCAAAATCTACTATACGGTCACTCACTGCTTCAGCACTGAGAGGGCCACCAGGTGCTATCATACTTTGTGCTTCAAGTCTAGTTGGTTCATCAATTTGGATTCCAGCCCATTCTTCTGAAGTAATAGTTTTTAGAGAATGGCCTTGTTTAAGTAGAAGTTTTTCTATTAGTCCCCTAAGATGAGCATATGCTTCCTCGCTTTGTCTTTTAAGTTTTGCTACAGCTTCATGGTCATATACATGGCCTGTCTTTTGGTACGTAACAGGCTTATCGTCTTTAGAAGGTTCATATTTTACGGCTTCTTCTACAGGCTTTTCAC encodes:
- a CDS encoding polysaccharide pyruvyl transferase family protein, which encodes MKILVTGLCTLHWGRLEYGNIGNYYIVEPFFRELHRVFPEAEIVTTFQMTDEFCERENVKLLPMDIYYSWSDDDVDIALKEYGISEIYSKTGQLVETTPYLDEVISSDMVIDISGEMWGDKANPVGNNRMLVNLLKMRVAQLLKKPTVLYAVSAGPFNDVKTSELAKITFESFSLVTIREPETTKRLRSIGFNIDNTKQFPCTSYLFQPADVNKAESILKSEQIMNSQKPIIGMIVCGFNLTLPYDKWPRDDKEYNEFALVIEYIVNNLGARVVLMSHSNGFDLPPNFKLKPGRDYNVIKQLQEVVAKRQIVKDMKDVLCINNAYIPKETKAIIGQFDMLVTGRVHASVASVSQCIPTVFVTYEKEEDTGKTLGFASLSGLQDYVAKPNANDMIKKIEDCFNNKEKIAESLKERIPVVQDITKKGIDALKELL
- a CDS encoding WbqC family protein, translated to MKIAIMQPYFFPYLGYFSLIRHTNKFILFDTVQFIKHGWIERNRILKPNFGWQYIGVPLVKHSRDTKINDIAINDNFDWRDKILRQLEHYKKRAPFYRQTIELVREALNIETQSIVKLNENILKVVCNSMNIDLDVEIFSEMDLSINNPNEPDEWALNICKSIGNIEEYWNPEGGLKFFNCKKYEEEGIKINFLKMNLWKYSQRRKEFETGLSIIDVMMFNEINEINKMLDDYELL
- a CDS encoding GNAT family N-acetyltransferase, whose product is MNRNIKNYQFKGYKIVRAVKIDEIYNILYDFDNIFKPSLSNRIIDLYGYAEKLLRNAITFYIIEEQVIVGFVAFYTNNKNNKEAYITQIGVKDKSQNRNIGKTLLELCIKISKSNGMKSIKLEVFNNNEKAINFYKKNGFNFFGQASNDSIYMIKHLH
- a CDS encoding DegT/DnrJ/EryC1/StrS family aminotransferase, encoding MSNFIQVTRSSMPNFDEYIEEIKDLWDSQWLTNMGNKHNKLEAELVKYLGTSNISLFTNGHLALECAIAALNLTGEVITTPFTFVSTTHAILRNGLEPVFCDINPYDYTIDIDKLESLITYKTSAIIPVHVYGNVCNVAEIERIAKKYNLKVIYDAAHAFGVSINDVGIGNFGDASMFSFHATKVFNTIEGGAVTFKDENFKNKLNSIKNFGITGPESIEDIGINAKMNEFQAAMGICNLKSIDKNISKRKDIVERYIENLTNIKGVKLIKEQKNVKSNYSYFPVVFDGYKISRDKVYQLLKQNNIIARKYFYPLTNTLDCYKGRFNIEDTPIAKYIADRVLCLPLYSDLSIEHVDRICNVIKAR
- the rfbA gene encoding glucose-1-phosphate thymidylyltransferase RfbA codes for the protein MKGIILAGGSGSRLYPITKGISKQLLPIYDKPMIYYPLSVLMLSKIQEVLIISNPEYIDFYKSLLGDGSHLGMRFEYKIQEKPRGLADAFIVGEEFIGKDSVCLILGDNIFYGQGFVPKLVNASNIKDGATIFGYYVPDSREFGVVEFDKNYNVLSIEEKPEEPKSHYAVPGLYYYDNSVIERAKSLKPSARGEIEITDLNREYLNEGKLKVELLGRGFAWLDTGTYDGLANASNFVRTMQERTGLYISCLEEIAYRNSWISKEDLMSLGNEYEKTEYGKYLLSIAGDTEY
- the rfbB gene encoding dTDP-glucose 4,6-dehydratase encodes the protein MNILVTGGAGFIGSNFIKYMLSSYDYKIINLDLLTYAGNLKNLEDVSANHNYHFIKGDICDRDLLYDIFRKFEIDVVINFAAESHVDRSIVEPEIFLRTNVLGTQALLDSAKNYWKLDPSDKYSREFKEGVKYIQISTDEVYGSLGPEGYFTEDTNIAPNSPYSASKASADMLVRAYYETYGLPINITRCSNNYGPYQFPEKLIPLMINNVLKSKALPIYGDGKQIRDWLHVKDHCIAIDTVLHKGRIGEVYNVGGNNEKKNIEIVRLILNKLGKNENLITYVEDRLGHDRRYAIDNAKITSELGWKPVYTFEEGMDMTIKWYLDNKEWLEEIVSKEYEKYYEKMYSNK